A single Campylobacter hyointestinalis subsp. hyointestinalis DNA region contains:
- the uvrA gene encoding excinuclease ABC subunit UvrA produces the protein MNETIKITGAKEHNLKNISLEIPKNRLVVFTGLSGSGKSTLAFDTLYAEGQRRYIESLSSYARQFLDRIGKPDVDHIEGLTPAIAIDQKSTSKNPRSTVGTITEIYDYLRLLYARIGVQHCHKCGKIVSKMSASDIIDQITKLPDGAKITILAPIVREKKGSFFDELEKLANKGYVRAMIDGVMVRLDEEIELSKTKKHTIKVVIDRVVISPENSSRIASDVEKALHESFGEVEIDISNAGELNLEKSFIHFSEHNACFDCKISFNTLEPLSFSFNSPKGACPSCDGLGIRFSLDLNKIIDENLSVEGGAIKVMYGFNKSYFYKFTLAFCEQNGINIKTPYGELNEDEKRLILYGNAKNIDFLWKRHKISKTFEGVLKIAYEILKDDKDFSDYMTEKQCEVCNAKRLKQESLAVKVAGKTIGDIIDMSIEDCTKFFRNSSNFAHLNDQQKMIATPILKEINERLFFLYDVGLGYLSLGRDARTISGGEAQRIRIASQIGSGLSGVMYVLDEPSIGLHERDTLKLIKTLRSLQEKGNTVIVVEHDKKTIEAADFIVDIGPGAGIHGGEVVFAGTYEELLKGGTQTANYINGKKSINYYKGRKQSDFLSISNVSLNNISNLNVKFPLRNLVGVTGVSGSGKSSLVLQTLLPTALEELNRAKKVQKIKGVKIEGLEHLDKVIYLDQSPIGRTPRSNPATYTGVMDEIRGLFASTKEAKLRGYKIGRFSFNVKGGRCEKCSGEGEIKVEMHFLPDINVVCDICKGSRYNAQTLEIEYKGKNIAEVLNMSVDEALAFFKAVPKIYAKLKTISDVGLGYVTLGQPATTLSGGEAQRIKLSKELSRSDTGNTLYVLDEPTTGLHFADVDRLVKVLHHLVDLGNSVIVIEHNLDVIKNCDYLIDMGPEGGAGGGKVVAKGTPIEVAKKYKKTGSFTGEFLENELKDMGLLK, from the coding sequence ATGAATGAAACTATAAAAATAACAGGTGCGAAAGAGCACAATCTTAAAAATATTAGCCTAGAAATACCAAAAAACCGCCTCGTAGTATTCACAGGACTTAGTGGTAGCGGAAAAAGCACACTCGCTTTTGACACGCTTTACGCAGAGGGTCAAAGACGATATATAGAGAGCCTTTCTTCTTACGCAAGACAGTTTTTAGACCGTATAGGAAAACCAGACGTCGATCATATCGAAGGACTTACTCCTGCTATCGCAATCGATCAAAAATCAACAAGCAAAAATCCTCGCTCAACCGTAGGAACTATAACTGAAATTTATGATTATTTAAGACTTCTATATGCTAGAATCGGAGTTCAACACTGTCATAAATGCGGTAAAATCGTCTCAAAAATGAGTGCAAGTGATATCATAGATCAGATCACAAAGCTTCCTGATGGCGCTAAGATAACAATACTGGCTCCCATAGTACGTGAAAAAAAGGGAAGTTTTTTTGACGAACTAGAAAAATTAGCCAACAAAGGCTACGTAAGAGCTATGATAGATGGCGTTATGGTGAGACTGGATGAAGAGATAGAACTCAGCAAAACCAAAAAACACACTATAAAAGTCGTGATAGATAGAGTAGTCATAAGCCCAGAAAACTCTTCGAGGATAGCAAGCGACGTCGAAAAAGCACTCCATGAGAGTTTTGGTGAAGTAGAGATCGATATAAGCAATGCTGGGGAGCTAAATTTAGAAAAGAGCTTTATACACTTTAGTGAGCATAATGCTTGTTTTGATTGTAAAATATCATTTAACACGCTTGAGCCATTAAGTTTTAGCTTCAACTCTCCAAAAGGTGCTTGTCCTAGTTGTGATGGACTTGGAATCCGTTTTAGCTTAGATCTAAACAAAATCATCGATGAAAATCTCAGCGTAGAAGGTGGCGCTATAAAAGTGATGTATGGATTTAATAAGAGTTATTTTTATAAATTTACGCTTGCTTTTTGCGAACAAAACGGCATAAATATTAAAACTCCTTACGGCGAACTAAATGAAGACGAAAAAAGGCTTATACTTTACGGAAATGCTAAAAATATAGATTTTTTATGGAAAAGACATAAGATAAGTAAAACTTTTGAAGGTGTCTTGAAAATAGCTTATGAGATCTTAAAAGACGATAAAGATTTTAGTGATTATATGACTGAAAAACAGTGCGAAGTATGCAACGCTAAGCGCCTAAAACAAGAGAGCTTAGCAGTCAAAGTCGCTGGAAAAACTATAGGCGATATCATAGATATGAGCATAGAAGACTGCACTAAATTTTTTAGAAATAGTTCAAATTTTGCTCATCTAAATGATCAACAAAAGATGATAGCTACACCGATCTTAAAAGAGATAAACGAAAGACTATTTTTTCTTTATGATGTCGGACTTGGGTATCTAAGTCTTGGTAGAGACGCTAGAACCATAAGCGGCGGCGAAGCCCAAAGAATTCGTATCGCAAGCCAGATAGGAAGTGGACTTAGCGGCGTAATGTACGTGCTTGACGAGCCTAGCATAGGACTTCACGAAAGAGATACTTTAAAACTCATAAAAACATTAAGAAGCTTGCAAGAAAAAGGAAATACGGTAATCGTTGTCGAGCACGACAAAAAAACTATAGAAGCTGCTGATTTTATCGTAGATATCGGTCCTGGGGCAGGGATTCATGGCGGAGAAGTCGTATTTGCAGGAACTTACGAAGAACTTTTAAAAGGTGGCACTCAAACAGCAAACTATATAAACGGTAAAAAATCCATAAATTATTATAAAGGTAGAAAACAAAGCGACTTTCTAAGCATAAGCAACGTAAGTTTAAATAATATTTCAAATTTAAATGTCAAATTTCCGCTTAGAAATTTAGTAGGAGTAACAGGAGTAAGCGGTAGTGGAAAAAGCTCACTCGTACTCCAAACTCTACTTCCAACTGCTCTTGAAGAGCTAAACCGAGCTAAAAAAGTACAAAAGATAAAAGGCGTAAAAATAGAAGGTTTAGAACATCTCGATAAAGTTATCTACCTTGATCAAAGCCCTATTGGTCGTACACCGCGCAGCAACCCTGCAACCTATACTGGAGTTATGGATGAGATAAGAGGGCTTTTTGCCTCTACAAAAGAGGCAAAACTCAGAGGGTACAAGATAGGAAGATTTAGTTTCAACGTAAAAGGCGGTAGATGTGAAAAATGTAGCGGAGAAGGAGAGATAAAAGTAGAAATGCACTTTTTACCAGATATCAACGTGGTTTGTGATATCTGCAAAGGCTCTCGCTACAACGCCCAGACTTTAGAGATAGAGTACAAAGGCAAAAATATAGCCGAAGTTTTAAATATGAGCGTAGATGAAGCGCTTGCTTTTTTCAAAGCCGTACCGAAAATTTACGCAAAACTAAAGACTATAAGCGACGTCGGACTTGGATACGTGACTTTAGGTCAGCCAGCAACCACTCTAAGCGGTGGCGAAGCACAACGCATAAAGCTCTCAAAAGAGCTAAGTAGAAGCGATACGGGAAACACTTTGTACGTGCTTGATGAGCCAACTACTGGACTTCATTTTGCAGATGTCGATAGACTAGTAAAAGTATTGCATCATTTAGTAGATCTTGGAAACTCAGTCATAGTCATAGAACATAACCTTGATGTTATAAAAAACTGCGACTATCTGATAGATATGGGACCTGAGGGCGGAGCTGGAGGCGGAAAAGTAGTGGCTAAAGGAACCCCTATTGAAGTAGCTAAAAAATATAAAAAAACAGGCTCATTTACTGGAGAGTTTTTAGAAAACGAACTAAAAGATATGGGACTCTTAAAATAA
- a CDS encoding autotransporter outer membrane beta-barrel domain-containing protein: MKGFKLSLVLASALMTIGGGSSLLAAVTPFVAKQAYSRAIEAVDSANHYKTQFATDIANFRSSAKELQNLAVEFTNLANGLESDGLQTITIDPNSKEGTLINDGTNDIKIKADKQDAAKDLAIKVAKDIKTLFSKIAEKDQDKLDIKNVAENATKIYATLNAELKKDDTDLLDKASNATITVSDLINTIYTGVTGNGGTKDKAEANIEALKTLQPKIMQALNDFVKRADELKMTIEGARQEAFDSDPKIITGTEIEDDEALKKQADIVTQKLQELGGAGGANLDGGDDLANAKGAEITNATIDAIKTQGITIDPANYDAVKLKNLLADDAISDDQKKDYNELLAALNSMKEQLNKITVTSSFSDVVKASNSNVVKSLNEAGLGSFVANNLNLVTTDRRGQVTDATMAQDIAEQIEKPINEASKSLSNVIGGGLNAPATALSMANQTNTMTRLAKLSSPYSKDLALASAIKNMEGLELASGDNSALSSIIKEYTKRFDYDNSLWANVIGAKGYTDNGDPKLYGFSVGYDRSFDNFLLGSYFTYAKSDLDTSYLESEADNFELGIYSRAYLGDSELDTTLSFGIGKNDINNYKLVNEYLNGDYDSKFINIAATYGYVVKAQNNFFIKPFIGLNYAYNKNDSFTLSNATIQGYEVGKIDGSTLSANLGVEFRQYLSDGSFMFVAPSVEQELSVSRDDLVSKFRGASTSFTTKADESKDTYAKVIAGGEYAVTRDLSTTISVGFKTNGDDKYVNGSLGVKYKF; encoded by the coding sequence ATGAAAGGATTTAAACTTTCTTTGGTGCTAGCTTCAGCGCTTATGACAATAGGGGGGGGGTCGAGCCTTTTAGCCGCAGTTACTCCATTCGTGGCTAAACAGGCATACAGTAGAGCTATTGAAGCAGTTGATTCAGCCAACCACTATAAAACACAATTTGCAACAGATATAGCAAACTTTAGAAGTTCTGCTAAAGAGCTACAAAATTTAGCCGTTGAGTTCACGAATCTCGCAAACGGTTTAGAATCTGATGGTTTGCAAACTATAACAATCGATCCGAATTCAAAAGAAGGCACATTAATAAATGACGGCACAAACGACATTAAAATAAAAGCAGACAAACAAGATGCTGCAAAAGATTTGGCTATAAAAGTCGCTAAGGATATTAAAACATTATTTTCTAAGATAGCAGAAAAAGATCAAGATAAACTTGATATAAAAAATGTAGCCGAAAATGCCACTAAAATTTACGCAACGCTAAATGCCGAGCTAAAAAAAGATGATACTGATTTACTAGATAAAGCCAGCAATGCTACAATAACTGTATCTGATCTAATCAATACCATATACACTGGCGTAACTGGTAATGGTGGCACAAAAGACAAAGCAGAAGCAAATATAGAAGCATTAAAAACTCTTCAACCAAAAATAATGCAAGCTTTAAATGATTTCGTAAAAAGAGCAGATGAATTAAAAATGACTATTGAAGGTGCAAGACAAGAAGCTTTTGATTCAGACCCCAAAATTATCACTGGCACTGAAATAGAAGATGATGAAGCTTTGAAAAAGCAAGCAGATATAGTTACACAAAAGCTTCAAGAATTAGGCGGAGCTGGTGGAGCTAACTTAGACGGCGGAGATGATTTAGCAAATGCAAAAGGTGCTGAGATAACAAACGCCACAATAGATGCTATTAAAACTCAAGGTATCACTATAGACCCTGCTAATTACGATGCAGTAAAGCTAAAAAATTTACTAGCTGATGATGCTATATCAGATGATCAAAAAAAAGATTATAACGAGCTTTTAGCAGCTTTAAACAGTATGAAAGAGCAGTTAAATAAAATAACCGTAACTAGTTCATTTTCAGATGTAGTAAAAGCAAGCAACTCAAATGTAGTAAAATCACTAAATGAAGCTGGTTTGGGAAGCTTTGTAGCTAATAATCTAAATTTAGTAACTACAGATAGACGCGGACAAGTTACCGATGCGACTATGGCTCAAGACATCGCAGAGCAGATAGAAAAACCTATCAATGAAGCAAGCAAATCTCTAAGCAATGTTATAGGTGGCGGTCTTAACGCTCCAGCTACTGCTTTATCTATGGCAAACCAAACAAATACTATGACTAGACTTGCTAAGCTTAGCTCTCCATATAGCAAAGATCTTGCTTTAGCTAGTGCTATAAAAAATATGGAAGGCTTAGAGCTAGCAAGTGGCGACAACTCTGCACTATCAAGCATCATAAAAGAATACACAAAAAGATTTGACTATGATAACTCGCTGTGGGCAAACGTCATAGGAGCTAAAGGATACACCGATAATGGCGATCCAAAACTTTATGGATTTAGCGTAGGATATGATAGAAGCTTTGATAACTTCTTGCTTGGTTCATACTTCACTTATGCAAAATCAGATCTAGATACAAGCTACTTAGAGAGTGAAGCAGATAACTTTGAGCTTGGAATTTACAGTCGTGCTTACCTTGGCGATAGTGAGCTTGATACTACACTAAGCTTTGGTATAGGTAAAAACGATATAAACAACTATAAGCTAGTAAATGAATACCTAAATGGCGATTATGATTCTAAATTTATAAATATCGCTGCGACTTACGGCTATGTGGTTAAAGCTCAAAATAACTTCTTTATCAAACCATTTATCGGGCTAAATTACGCATACAACAAAAACGATAGCTTTACTCTAAGCAATGCTACAATACAAGGTTATGAAGTTGGCAAAATAGATGGCTCAACTCTTAGTGCAAACTTAGGCGTAGAGTTTAGACAATACCTAAGTGACGGAAGCTTTATGTTTGTAGCTCCTAGCGTTGAGCAAGAACTCAGCGTAAGCAGAGATGACTTAGTGTCTAAATTTAGAGGCGCTAGCACTTCATTTACCACAAAAGCAGATGAGAGCAAAGATACGTATGCTAAAGTGATAGCAGGTGGTGAGTATGCAGTGACAAGAGACTTATCTACTACCATAAGTGTTGGTTTTAAAACAAACGGAGACGATAAATACGTCAATGGAAGCTTAGGCGTAAAATATAAATTCTAA
- the flhB gene encoding flagellar biosynthesis protein FlhB, with translation MADDQEKTEEPTSKKLEDARQKGNVPKSQDASGFVTLLVGIIALVLLLSFMGERLIKLYIYYQNLIGIELTKELFFKIVIHTMLQVILIILPVAVSIMIAGILSNVMQFGFLFTTEPLTPNFGKINPIKGLANLFSLKKLIDSIKIILKVSAVFGVAFYFFLQFVKELPHTIFFPMFNQLLWLKEKMLILAGVMLLLFLIIAIADIFIVRFQYFKGLRMSKQEVKDEFKQMEGDPRVKGRIRQLQMQAARKRMMQNIPTADVVITNPTHYAVALRYDKEKEKAPVVLAKGIDHLALRIRKLAAENGIQIVENPPLARELYKVCDVDSMIPANLFQAVAEVLSFVYMGNKAKFSNKLK, from the coding sequence GTGGCAGACGATCAAGAAAAAACAGAAGAACCCACCAGTAAAAAGCTAGAAGACGCCAGACAAAAGGGTAATGTCCCAAAATCGCAAGACGCAAGCGGTTTTGTGACACTTCTAGTCGGTATAATCGCACTTGTGCTTTTGCTATCGTTTATGGGTGAGAGACTTATCAAGCTTTATATTTATTATCAAAATTTGATTGGTATAGAGCTTACTAAAGAGCTATTTTTTAAAATAGTTATCCATACCATGCTTCAAGTCATACTCATCATACTTCCAGTTGCCGTTTCTATCATGATAGCAGGAATTCTTTCAAATGTAATGCAATTTGGATTTTTATTTACAACTGAGCCTTTGACACCGAATTTTGGTAAGATAAATCCTATAAAAGGTTTAGCAAATTTATTTTCACTTAAAAAACTTATCGACTCTATCAAAATCATACTAAAAGTAAGTGCCGTTTTTGGAGTGGCATTTTACTTTTTCTTGCAGTTTGTAAAAGAGCTTCCTCATACCATATTTTTTCCTATGTTTAACCAGCTATTGTGGTTAAAAGAGAAAATGCTCATTTTGGCTGGAGTTATGTTACTCTTGTTTTTGATCATAGCTATCGCAGATATTTTTATAGTTCGTTTTCAGTATTTTAAAGGGCTTAGAATGAGCAAACAAGAAGTTAAAGATGAGTTCAAGCAGATGGAAGGGGATCCAAGAGTAAAGGGGCGCATAAGACAGCTTCAAATGCAAGCCGCGCGTAAAAGGATGATGCAAAATATTCCTACTGCTGATGTCGTTATCACAAACCCTACTCACTACGCAGTAGCTCTTCGCTATGACAAGGAAAAGGAAAAAGCTCCTGTAGTTTTGGCAAAAGGCATAGATCATCTAGCACTTCGTATAAGAAAACTAGCGGCTGAAAATGGAATTCAAATAGTGGAAAATCCACCTCTTGCAAGGGAACTTTACAAGGTTTGCGATGTGGATTCCATGATACCAGCAAATCTATTTCAAGCAGTAGCTGAAGTGCTAAGCTTTGTTTATATGGGAAATAAAGCTAAATTTAGCAATAAGCTAAAATAG
- a CDS encoding NAD(P)H-dependent oxidoreductase, producing MNFKEALNFRHACKVFDENKKINSADFDDILEAGRLAPSSMGMQPWEFEVVEDKELLQDLKKACWDQVQITTASKVVVIYAKIDDLRASSDYAKSIICSRKDKSEDEQKAYLQKYANMLKDNEGTSDKELFGWARAQCYLAAQNMMMQAAFLGIDSCPIEGFVRDQLEGVLGIDTKQKRVALVLTFGYRKNAISQKYRRDIKDIVSYR from the coding sequence ATGAATTTCAAAGAAGCCTTAAACTTTCGTCATGCGTGTAAAGTTTTTGATGAAAATAAAAAAATAAACAGTGCAGATTTTGATGATATTTTAGAAGCTGGTAGACTAGCCCCTTCTTCTATGGGTATGCAGCCGTGGGAATTTGAAGTAGTTGAAGATAAAGAGCTTTTGCAAGATTTGAAGAAGGCGTGCTGGGATCAAGTCCAGATCACAACTGCTTCAAAAGTTGTAGTGATATATGCTAAAATAGATGATCTAAGAGCTAGTTCAGACTATGCTAAATCCATAATCTGTAGTAGAAAAGATAAAAGTGAAGACGAACAAAAAGCATACTTACAAAAATATGCAAATATGCTTAAAGACAACGAGGGCACTAGCGACAAAGAACTTTTTGGTTGGGCTAGGGCGCAGTGTTATTTGGCTGCGCAAAATATGATGATGCAAGCCGCTTTTTTAGGAATAGATAGTTGTCCTATTGAAGGTTTTGTGCGTGATCAGCTAGAAGGTGTTTTAGGTATAGATACAAAACAAAAAAGAGTTGCTTTAGTGCTTACTTTTGGATATAGAAAAAATGCCATAAGCCAAAAATACAGACGCGATATAAAAGATATAGTAAGTTATAGATAG
- the selD gene encoding selenide, water dikinase SelD — MKQLVYNNKNLTKFIKASGCAAKLDPLGLTQSIGDIIRRDPRLISSLNSNEDAGVFKLDADTAIVQTLDFITPVVDDPFLYGQIAAANSLSDIFAMGAKAITAMNIVGFDSCHFSGDILKEIMVGGKNKISECGAVLVGGHSIETVENIYGLSVTGIVNPNDFWANNTAKLGDLLILTKPLGSGVLSTALKGGFLSIDETCEVVSVMAQLNFYALKALEDIKVNAATDVTGFGFLGHLSEMLRDDICFDIYQSLVPILNSARKYADLGLIPEGSYKNAKFISRFCQTSPDILLCDAQTSGGLILSIAEKDAYRALTNLKNAGYEKAEIIGVVTKEKEYKINLI, encoded by the coding sequence ATGAAACAGTTAGTTTATAATAATAAAAATCTTACTAAATTTATAAAAGCGTCAGGTTGTGCAGCCAAACTAGACCCGTTGGGTCTAACACAGAGTATCGGCGACATAATCAGGCGCGATCCCAGACTCATTTCATCGCTAAATAGCAATGAAGATGCAGGAGTATTTAAGCTTGATGCCGATACGGCTATCGTTCAGACTTTGGATTTTATTACCCCGGTGGTCGATGATCCGTTTTTATATGGACAGATAGCAGCTGCAAACTCGCTCAGCGATATCTTTGCTATGGGTGCAAAAGCGATAACAGCTATGAATATAGTAGGTTTTGATAGTTGTCATTTTAGCGGAGATATTTTAAAAGAGATTATGGTTGGAGGCAAAAATAAAATAAGCGAATGCGGCGCTGTTTTAGTCGGTGGACATAGTATAGAAACAGTAGAAAATATTTATGGCCTAAGCGTAACTGGCATCGTAAATCCAAATGATTTTTGGGCGAACAATACGGCTAAATTAGGTGATTTGCTTATACTTACCAAACCTCTCGGAAGTGGTGTCTTAAGCACGGCTTTAAAAGGTGGATTTTTAAGCATAGATGAGACCTGTGAAGTAGTAAGTGTAATGGCGCAGCTTAATTTTTATGCACTTAAAGCTTTAGAAGATATAAAAGTAAATGCTGCTACTGATGTTACTGGATTTGGTTTTTTAGGGCATTTAAGCGAGATGTTAAGAGATGATATTTGCTTTGATATATATCAAAGTTTAGTTCCTATCTTAAATAGTGCAAGAAAATACGCAGATCTTGGACTAATACCAGAAGGTAGCTACAAAAATGCTAAATTTATATCCAGATTTTGCCAAACAAGCCCAGATATATTGCTTTGCGACGCACAAACTAGTGGCGGATTAATTTTAAGCATAGCCGAAAAAGATGCTTATAGAGCATTAACGAATTTAAAAAATGCCGGTTATGAAAAAGCTGAGATAATAGGCGTGGTAACAAAAGAAAAAGAGTATAAGATAAATTTGATTTAA
- the yedF gene encoding sulfurtransferase-like selenium metabolism protein YedF — MQIDCRNLDCPEPIIRTKYSIENLNIGDDLEILLNSEASFTNVKKFLSTNKFEFSVSSKGGDHTLILKKTHELIDQNVQNYNCDIKFKDKVLFLKEDKVGSDPIGRGLLAKFLGSIHSLEQSKRPAYIVCVNEAVLMTTGRSHPSYAALKELEGLGVKILSCGSCLEAMGLVDRLGVGSMSNAFEIMNILLENETVSL; from the coding sequence GTGCAAATAGATTGTAGAAATTTAGATTGTCCAGAGCCGATCATCAGGACAAAATATAGCATAGAGAATTTAAATATAGGTGATGATTTAGAGATTTTACTAAATAGTGAAGCTTCATTTACAAATGTTAAAAAATTTTTGAGTACAAATAAATTTGAGTTTAGCGTTAGTTCAAAAGGTGGCGATCATACTCTTATTCTTAAAAAAACTCACGAGCTGATAGACCAAAACGTTCAAAACTATAATTGCGATATCAAATTTAAAGATAAAGTTTTATTTTTAAAAGAAGATAAAGTCGGAAGCGATCCTATCGGAAGAGGGCTTTTAGCTAAGTTTTTAGGCTCTATCCATTCTTTAGAACAGAGTAAAAGACCAGCGTATATAGTATGCGTGAATGAAGCAGTTTTAATGACTACTGGTAGATCTCATCCTAGCTATGCCGCTTTAAAAGAGTTAGAGGGTTTAGGCGTCAAGATCTTGAGTTGTGGTAGTTGTTTAGAAGCTATGGGGCTTGTAGATAGACTAGGAGTAGGAAGTATGAGCAATGCTTTTGAGATAATGAATATACTTTTAGAAAATGAAACAGTTAGTTTATAA
- the nspC gene encoding carboxynorspermidine decarboxylase, whose amino-acid sequence MKFDEIKTPAYVCEEAKLEKNLQILKDVSTKSGTKVLCALKGFAFSGGMELVAKYLSGATCSGLHEAKYAKFHGFKEIHTYCPAFSDDDIDEVLSLSNHVVFNSFAQWDKFKVKAIKSGKSIGLRINPEVSSSPTDMYNPCSKFSRLGITKANFNETDIDGIDGLHFHALCEESAKSLELVLCKFEEQFGNLIPKMKWINFGGGHHITKSGYDINLLIDLIKKFRKKYGVEVFIEPGEAVGWQCGFLISSVLDIVENEEKTCIIDASAECHMPDTVLMPYRPKMRGESSNGKFAYRFGGATCLAGDIVGAAAGDPIFKFDNEIKVGDKVIFEDQIHYTIVKNSTFNGVKLPNLVMIGKSGEIKTVREFGYEDYARRN is encoded by the coding sequence ATGAAATTTGATGAGATAAAAACTCCAGCCTATGTCTGTGAAGAAGCTAAACTTGAAAAAAATTTACAAATTTTAAAAGATGTTTCTACAAAAAGCGGAACAAAGGTGCTTTGTGCTTTAAAGGGTTTTGCATTTAGTGGAGGTATGGAGTTGGTCGCAAAGTATCTCAGCGGTGCGACTTGTAGCGGTTTGCATGAGGCAAAATACGCTAAATTCCACGGATTTAAAGAGATACATACCTATTGTCCAGCATTTAGCGATGATGATATAGACGAGGTTCTAAGTCTATCTAATCACGTGGTATTTAACAGTTTTGCGCAGTGGGATAAATTTAAAGTAAAAGCTATAAAAAGCGGTAAAAGTATAGGACTGCGAATAAACCCTGAAGTTTCATCAAGTCCGACTGATATGTATAATCCTTGCAGTAAGTTTTCAAGGCTTGGTATAACAAAAGCAAATTTTAATGAGACAGATATAGATGGTATCGACGGACTTCATTTTCATGCACTTTGTGAAGAGAGTGCTAAAAGTTTAGAGCTTGTTTTATGTAAATTTGAAGAACAGTTTGGAAATCTTATACCAAAAATGAAATGGATAAATTTCGGTGGTGGGCATCACATTACAAAAAGCGGATACGATATAAATTTGCTCATAGATCTTATAAAAAAATTTAGAAAAAAATACGGCGTAGAGGTTTTCATAGAACCAGGCGAAGCAGTAGGTTGGCAATGCGGATTTTTGATCTCAAGTGTGCTTGATATCGTAGAAAACGAAGAAAAAACTTGTATAATAGATGCTTCTGCGGAGTGTCATATGCCAGATACCGTTCTTATGCCTTACCGCCCAAAAATGCGTGGTGAGAGCAGTAATGGTAAATTTGCTTATCGTTTTGGTGGTGCTACTTGTCTTGCTGGAGATATCGTAGGAGCGGCTGCCGGCGATCCTATTTTTAAATTTGATAATGAGATCAAAGTCGGCGATAAGGTTATTTTTGAAGATCAAATTCACTACACCATAGTCAAAAACAGTACGTTTAATGGCGTAAAACTTCCAAATTTAGTTATGATAGGTAAAAGCGGAGAGATAAAGACCGTGCGTGAGTTTGGCTATGAAGATTACGCTAGGAGAAATTAA
- the pth gene encoding aminoacyl-tRNA hydrolase: MTLVVGLGNIGKEYENTRHNVGFMLADLLLLDGGFTDVSSAKFKGELFKKGSQLIAKPTTFMNASGLCVKPINDFYKPDHIIVVHDDLDLPFGSVRFKNGGSSGGHNGIKSIDSLIGNDYDRVRIGIGRTKGGVISYVLGEFTQEEKVALKEILAHCKEAILRLIQTNDIKQISSDFTRKPADFGL; encoded by the coding sequence ATGACTCTAGTCGTAGGGCTTGGAAATATCGGTAAAGAGTATGAAAATACTCGCCATAACGTAGGTTTTATGTTAGCCGATCTGCTACTTCTTGACGGTGGATTTACCGATGTTAGCTCTGCGAAATTTAAAGGTGAGCTTTTTAAAAAAGGCTCACAACTCATTGCAAAACCGACTACTTTTATGAATGCTAGCGGACTTTGCGTCAAACCTATCAACGATTTTTATAAACCTGACCATATAATAGTTGTTCACGATGATCTTGATCTTCCTTTTGGAAGTGTAAGATTTAAAAATGGTGGAAGTAGTGGTGGACACAACGGTATAAAATCTATAGATAGTCTTATAGGAAATGATTACGATAGGGTTCGCATAGGTATAGGACGCACAAAAGGCGGAGTTATCAGCTATGTTTTAGGTGAGTTTACTCAAGAAGAAAAAGTAGCACTAAAAGAGATCTTGGCTCACTGCAAAGAGGCTATTTTAAGGCTCATACAGACAAATGATATCAAACAAATTTCTTCTGATTTTACGAGAAAACCTGCTGACTTTGGTCTGTAA
- a CDS encoding 50S ribosomal protein L25/general stress protein Ctc: MLEGIVRESMDKRSTKALRKDGYLIANIYAKGIENINAAFKVNDFIKAVKSKSDLKFPINVGGKTYNVVVVDYQKHPVTSALKHVDLKVVLDDEVSKYMVPVKVFGTPIGLKNKGVLLQSKKRLTVKCTGKNLPNSFDIDVSPLDVDNTVLVRDIKVPEGVSIVEAGRVAVVGVIKAK, translated from the coding sequence ATGTTAGAAGGTATCGTTAGAGAGAGTATGGATAAGAGAAGTACAAAAGCTCTTAGGAAAGATGGTTATCTAATCGCTAACATTTACGCAAAAGGTATTGAAAATATCAATGCTGCATTCAAAGTAAATGATTTCATCAAAGCCGTAAAAAGCAAAAGCGATTTGAAATTCCCTATAAATGTTGGCGGCAAAACTTATAATGTCGTGGTTGTTGATTATCAAAAACATCCAGTAACAAGTGCTTTAAAACACGTAGATCTAAAAGTTGTGCTTGATGATGAAGTGTCAAAATACATGGTTCCTGTTAAAGTATTTGGAACTCCAATCGGTCTTAAAAATAAAGGTGTTTTATTGCAATCTAAAAAACGTTTAACCGTTAAATGTACTGGTAAAAATTTACCAAATAGTTTTGATATAGACGTAAGTCCGCTTGATGTTGATAACACAGTCCTTGTTCGTGATATTAAAGTTCCTGAGGGCGTTAGTATAGTTGAAGCTGGACGTGTTGCTGTAGTAGGCGTTATCAAAGCAAAATAA